Proteins from a single region of Prinia subflava isolate CZ2003 ecotype Zambia chromosome 10, Cam_Psub_1.2, whole genome shotgun sequence:
- the LOC134555499 gene encoding uncharacterized protein LOC134555499 has translation MWGNTALLQSSHSGLGTRVAQQPGTPGQFPSKYFLLLHSSFVAGISCAPLSSRHVSGSACSGKRELRGARRLPTPARGRRDRLPEDAHARRLECRTERGPRSAARPGAAPRRSAGPGRGAAAGRGTRGGKRCRKSRARLLLPAATRLRRAGSAARALTERSSSCRTQRSALRGMGGHRACRLRAARARPTPLSRHLGPFDSSIPF, from the exons atgtggggaaacacagctctgctccagagcagccaCTCAGGTCTGGGAACAAGGGTAGCTCAGCAACCAGGAACGCCTGGGCAATTTCCCAGTAAATATTTCCTGCTTCTGCACTCGAGCTTTGTGGCTGGCATCTCGTGTGCTCCTCTCAGCAGCAGACACGTATCTGGCAGCGCTTGTTCTG gaaaacgGGAGCTGCGAGGGGCACGGCGGCTGCCAACGCCAGCGCGGGGGCGCAGGGACAGGCTGCCGGAGGATGCCCACGCACGGCGGCTGGAATGCCGGACGGAGCGCGGCCCCCGCTCGGCAGCACGGCCCGGAGCAGCCCCCAGAAGATCGGCCGGGCcagggcgcggggcggcggccggCAGAGGAACGCGGGGCGGGAAGCGGTGCCGGAAGAGCCGAGCGCGGCTTCTCCTGCCGGCCGCAACCCGGCTGAggcgggcggggagcgcggcCCGGGCACTCACCGAGCggagctccagctgcaggacgCAGCGCAGCGCTCTCCGCGGCATGGGCGGGCACCGGGCCTGCCGCCTGCGGGCCGCTCGGGCTCGGCCGACGCCGTTGTCACG GCATCTGGGCCCTTTTGACTCGAGTATCCCATTTTAA